One region of Azoarcus sp. CIB genomic DNA includes:
- a CDS encoding uracil-DNA glycosylase family protein, whose translation MNYRYLFGAPVLPCQPSADGQRDLFVLGAYPSALHVKWLDPAGERLIEAIAVGNEPTPFWAGEDQKGRIAAWVAEQGIRPEWGSFERCEHNGASGTKLNKMLFEPLRLSRLQAWITDCLDEYHQSRDARRAMSRSAVLKMLSDHEIVPSNHRSHPLENQIVAQALEHHLPRLRRELATARPQLVVTLGNAALRVFRELAEVEEGPLTLSPELDLYGKSYGARIKGRLVEWLPLAHPAAPSHYQKTHEHWKDARKA comes from the coding sequence ATGAACTACCGTTACCTTTTCGGCGCTCCCGTCCTTCCGTGCCAGCCGAGCGCGGACGGGCAGCGGGATCTCTTCGTGCTCGGTGCCTACCCGAGCGCGCTGCACGTGAAATGGCTTGATCCTGCCGGAGAACGGCTCATCGAGGCGATCGCAGTGGGCAACGAGCCCACTCCCTTTTGGGCGGGCGAAGACCAGAAGGGGCGAATTGCTGCCTGGGTCGCGGAGCAGGGCATACGGCCCGAATGGGGTTCGTTCGAACGCTGCGAGCATAACGGCGCGTCCGGGACGAAGCTAAACAAGATGCTGTTCGAACCGCTGCGACTTTCGCGCTTGCAAGCCTGGATCACCGATTGCCTGGACGAATACCATCAGAGCCGGGATGCGCGCAGGGCGATGTCGCGAAGCGCGGTCCTCAAGATGCTTAGCGACCACGAGATTGTCCCGTCGAACCATCGATCGCACCCGCTGGAAAATCAGATTGTCGCCCAGGCCCTCGAGCACCATCTCCCGCGGCTGCGCCGCGAACTGGCCACTGCACGGCCCCAGCTCGTGGTCACTCTGGGCAATGCGGCATTGCGGGTGTTTCGCGAGCTCGCGGAAGTGGAAGAAGGGCCGCTAACATTGTCACCGGAGCTCGATCTTTACGGGAAGAGCTATGGGGCCCGGATCAAAGGCCGTTTAGTGGAGTGGCTACCCTTGGCACACCCAGCTGCGCCGTCGCACTATCAGAAGACGCATGAGCACTGGAAGGATGCGCGCAAAGCCTAG